Genomic segment of Candidatus Schekmanbacteria bacterium:
CAATCCAAGTGAATCGCCGCAAATATCGGCAATCTCTTGCACTTCATCTCTCTGATAGTTGTGAGCAAGGATGATGGCATTTCTTTCCTTCTTTAATTTTAAAATCCTTTCCTTCAGCTCTTCGTCGGAAAAGACATTGTCCATTTCTTTCATCCAAAAACTCCCTCTCCTTTTCAGATATATCTAATAAAAACCTGCATCAATATATTTCCATAAATCCCTGCTACAACATCATCGAGCATTACTCCAGTACCGCCTTTTATCCTTTCAACTGCTCTGCCCGGAAAAGGCTTTATAATATCCATAATCCTAAAAACAACAAACCCTACAATCAAATTCTTTAAACTAAAGGGGATCAGAAAAAGTGTTATCAACATCCCAACCACTTCATCAATAACAATCTCTGAACTATCTTTTCTTCCATAATATTCTTCTGCCTTTGTTGCTGCTATACTGCCAGCAACAAAAAGTACAGACACAATAGCAATGAAAAAGAATGGTGATAAATCATCAATAAAATAATATATTGCCAGCCCCCCAAGACTTCCAAATGTCCCGGGCACAATAGGGGCATATCCCAGATAAAAGAATGAAACAAATAAAATAATTAGTTTCTTCATTGAAGGGAATATACAAAATTATAAGAGTATCTGTCAAATATGCAAAAAAATGGATAAATGCAAATATTTCAGCAGATAACAACAGTTGAAACTATATGATTGATTTGACACACTTGTAAGTTTTATTATACTTTCAAGCCATAAGGTATAATAACTCCAAAGTCTTTTGTACAAAAGTATAATAAAAAATGGATATTGCTGAATTTAACGAAAATA
This window contains:
- a CDS encoding phosphatidylglycerophosphatase A, yielding MKKLIILFVSFFYLGYAPIVPGTFGSLGGLAIYYFIDDLSPFFFIAIVSVLFVAGSIAATKAEEYYGRKDSSEIVIDEVVGMLITLFLIPFSLKNLIVGFVVFRIMDIIKPFPGRAVERIKGGTGVMLDDVVAGIYGNILMQVFIRYI